The window TATAGCTGAATTTTTCAAAGCATCTTCTACATCCTTTTTATTTATACTAACAAGTTTTACTATACCAAGTAATGCTTCAATACCTTGATGTGCTTTTTCATTTCCTAAATTTTTGGAGATAAAATAATAAATATCTGTTACAGCAAAAGAAGCAATGTACCCTTCCACAATGTTTTGCTCACAAAACTTTAATACTTTATAGGAATCAACGTCAAATGGTGGTCTTTTTAATAAAACATCCAAAATAACATTAGTGTCAATTAGCACCTTCATACTTTTTTAGCCTCTCATTCCTTATTTGTTTTACATCTATCTCTTTATTACTGCAATTCTCCAGCAAACCATATAAAAAATCTACTGCAGAGGTATCACTCTTTCTAATTGGTATAAGTTTAGCAACCTGCTTTCCATTTTTTGTAATAATAATCTCTTCTTTCTCAGCAAGTTTTAAATACTTCCCTACTCTCATTTTAAATTCTGTTGCATTCACAATCATAGCTATCACCTCATTTTAAAGCTTAGCTATTTTTATTGTAACATAAAATAGTCACTGTCGTAAATCGTATTTTGACCAGTTGGACGGTTTCTTTTTCAAAACTTTTTCATAAAAAATTGAAATTCGGAGTAGTACTATTTTTTCAACATTCCAAAAATCATTGCTGAATAAATGATATTAATCCATATAGGCGAGAAGCTGAATGGAGTATAATGAAAAATAAAAGAGCATTCGGTGTTGGTAAAATAAGAAAAAAATTAAAACTTCTATTTAGAACAAGCGATTTTTAAAGGTATAATATACCAATTGTATTAAGTAGTAAAATTTTTCTCAACAACACTGTTCAAAAGGTAGCTTTAATTGTATGCTCTATAAAATCTCTTTTTAAAATACAAAGCCACATTTACAAGTATGAGCATAACAGGCACCTCAATTGGCGGTCCAATTACAGTTGCAAATGCTTCTCCTGAACCCCAACCAAATGTTGCAACAGCAACCGCAATTGCAAGTTCAAAGTGGTTGCTCGCCGCTGTCAAACCAACAGTTGCATTTTCTGGATATGGATATCTCATCTTATATGAAGTAAAGAAGGTTATCAAGAACACTATTACAAAGTAAAATGTAAGAGGTATTGCAATCCTTATAACGTGTAGTGGAAGTTCAACAATGTATTTACCTTTAAGAGAAAACATCACAATGACTGTAAACAACAGTGCAACTAAGGTTTACTTTCTTTACCAGTATAACCCTTGTTAATAGTCCTTTTTGTTCCATTGTTATTTTTCATCCCCATAATATTCTTTTTTCACTCTTTCAATCAAATCTAAGACCTTATTTTCTATCTCATCTCTGATTTTTCTAAACTCCTCAATGGGTTTTCCTGCAGGGT is drawn from Caldicellulosiruptor naganoensis and contains these coding sequences:
- a CDS encoding type II toxin-antitoxin system VapC family toxin, whose product is MKVLIDTNVILDVLLKRPPFDVDSYKVLKFCEQNIVEGYIASFAVTDIYYFISKNLGNEKAHQGIEALLGIVKLVSINKKDVEDALKNSAIKDLEDALQLRCAKKIRAEWLITRDDKFKKLTSRAITPYDFVHKIIKQ
- a CDS encoding type II toxin-antitoxin system Phd/YefM family antitoxin is translated as MIVNATEFKMRVGKYLKLAEKEEIIITKNGKQVAKLIPIRKSDTSAVDFLYGLLENCSNKEIDVKQIRNERLKKYEGAN